The following are encoded together in the Methylorubrum sp. B1-46 genome:
- a CDS encoding ABC transporter permease subunit → MSLFARTALALALIFLYAPILVLIVYSFNASKLVTVWGGFSTQWYGVLFRDGPLIAAALVSLKVAVLSASIAGVLGTCAALALDRHGRFLGRGAYTGLLYAPMVMPEVITGLSLLLLFVGIGLDRGIATLVIAHATFATGFVAVVVGARLKGLDRSLEEAAADLGAGPARVFLSVTLPLIAPSVAAGFLLAFTLSLDDLVIASFVSGPGATTLPMRIYSQVRLGVNPEINAASTLMIAMVGLVVLAASWLTGRKGAAV, encoded by the coding sequence ATGAGCCTCTTCGCCCGCACGGCGCTCGCCCTGGCGCTGATCTTCCTCTACGCGCCGATCCTCGTGCTGATCGTCTACTCGTTCAACGCCTCGAAGCTCGTCACGGTCTGGGGCGGGTTCTCGACCCAGTGGTACGGCGTGCTGTTCCGGGACGGGCCGCTGATCGCCGCCGCCCTCGTCTCACTCAAGGTCGCGGTCCTCTCGGCCAGCATCGCCGGCGTGCTCGGCACCTGCGCCGCGCTCGCGCTCGACCGGCACGGGCGCTTCCTCGGGCGCGGCGCCTATACCGGTCTCCTCTACGCGCCGATGGTGATGCCGGAAGTCATCACCGGGCTGTCGCTGCTGCTGCTCTTCGTCGGCATCGGCCTCGACCGAGGCATCGCGACCCTGGTCATTGCCCACGCGACCTTCGCCACCGGCTTCGTCGCGGTGGTGGTCGGCGCACGCCTGAAAGGTCTCGACCGCTCGCTGGAGGAGGCTGCCGCCGATCTCGGCGCCGGGCCGGCCCGCGTCTTTCTCAGTGTCACCCTGCCGCTGATCGCGCCGTCCGTCGCCGCCGGGTTCCTGCTCGCCTTCACCCTGTCGCTCGACGACCTCGTGATCGCGAGCTTCGTCTCGGGGCCGGGCGCCACCACCCTGCCGATGCGGATCTACAGCCAGGTCCGGCTCGGGGTGAATCCGGAGATCAACGCCGCCTCGACCCTCATGATCGCCATGGTCGGCCTCGTGGTGCTGGCCGCCTCCTGGCTGACGGGACGGAAGGGCGCGGCGGTGTAG
- a CDS encoding ABC transporter permease: MSGLSPQQQPTGDDRASPVDPANAGRRASAERREAGHRSASLQRKIGRGLVRGLPLLWLALFFLVPFAVTLKISFSSPATAQPPYLPVLEWDGGLEGWREFFEALDFQNYGMIAADALYRDAALSSLGYAALATAILVLIGTPTAYAMARASSRWQPILVALVIVPFWTSFLIRVYAWIAILKPEGLLNAGLLKLGLIAAPLPILDGPFGVLIGLTYAYLPFMVLPLYAVMSRLDPALTEAAADLGASRARAFFTVTLPLSLPGLAAGALLCFIPMVGEFIIPDLLGGSDTLMLGRVLWSEFFSNRDWPLASAVAVLLLILVVGPVVLFREAELRREEAAEGASR; encoded by the coding sequence ATGAGCGGCCTGTCGCCACAACAACAACCAACCGGCGATGACCGCGCATCGCCGGTTGACCCCGCGAATGCGGGGCGGCGGGCATCCGCCGAACGCAGGGAGGCCGGCCATCGGTCGGCGTCACTGCAGCGTAAGATCGGCCGGGGCCTCGTCCGGGGCCTGCCGCTGCTGTGGCTGGCTCTGTTCTTCCTCGTGCCCTTCGCGGTGACGCTGAAGATCAGCTTCTCCTCGCCGGCCACCGCCCAGCCGCCCTACCTGCCGGTGCTGGAATGGGATGGCGGCCTGGAGGGCTGGCGTGAGTTCTTCGAGGCGCTCGACTTCCAGAATTACGGGATGATCGCGGCCGACGCGCTCTATCGCGACGCTGCCCTCTCCTCGCTCGGCTACGCTGCGCTCGCCACCGCGATCCTCGTTCTGATCGGCACGCCGACGGCCTACGCCATGGCCCGCGCCTCTTCGCGCTGGCAGCCGATCCTGGTAGCGCTCGTCATCGTGCCGTTCTGGACGAGCTTTCTCATCCGGGTCTACGCCTGGATCGCGATCCTCAAACCCGAGGGATTGCTCAACGCGGGCCTGCTCAAGCTCGGCCTGATCGCCGCGCCGCTGCCGATCCTCGACGGCCCGTTCGGCGTGCTGATTGGGCTGACTTACGCCTACCTGCCCTTCATGGTGCTGCCGCTCTACGCGGTGATGAGCCGGCTCGACCCGGCCCTCACCGAGGCTGCGGCCGATCTCGGCGCGTCGCGGGCGCGGGCCTTCTTCACCGTCACGCTGCCGCTGAGCCTGCCCGGCCTCGCCGCCGGGGCGCTGCTCTGCTTCATCCCAATGGTCGGCGAGTTCATCATCCCCGATCTGCTCGGCGGCTCGGACACGCTGATGCTCGGGCGCGTGCTGTGGAGCGAGTTCTTCTCCAACCGCGACTGGCCGCTCGCTTCCGCCGTGGCGGTGCTGCTGCTGATCCTCGTGGTCGGGCCCGTGGTGCTGTTCCGCGAGGCGGAGCTGCGCCGGGAGGAAGCGGCGGAAGGGGCCAGCCGATGA
- a CDS encoding ABC transporter ATP-binding protein, whose protein sequence is MHASTSHPEQRLRLERITKRFGPHTAVDDVSLDLAGAEFFCLLGPSGCGKSTLLRMVAGFETPDSGTIRLGETDLTALPPHRRPVNMMFQSYALFPHLSVAANLAYGLKGLGLSRAESAERVKALLRLVRLEGFEARRPDTLSGGQRQRVALARALAREPRLLLLDEPLGALDRALREETQGELRAIQRRLGTSFVVVTHDAEEAMALADRIGVMERGRLVQVGPPRELYERPASRYVAGLLGDVNLIDGRLGRAESGGVRRVETALGFLRASGEGEAGNPVVVAIRPERLVVSGQGEGMAEGLPGRLTEATFLGDRIRYRVEMANGTTLRASAALPTAGPIPAVGETVAVAVPADAARILPA, encoded by the coding sequence TTGCACGCCAGCACCTCCCATCCGGAACAGAGGCTCCGCCTGGAGCGGATCACTAAGCGCTTCGGCCCGCACACGGCGGTCGATGACGTCTCACTCGATCTGGCGGGGGCTGAGTTCTTCTGCCTGCTCGGTCCCTCCGGCTGCGGCAAGAGCACCCTGCTGCGGATGGTGGCCGGATTCGAGACGCCCGATTCCGGCACGATTCGGCTCGGCGAGACCGACCTGACCGCGCTGCCGCCGCATCGGCGGCCGGTCAACATGATGTTCCAGTCCTACGCGCTGTTCCCGCATCTGAGCGTGGCGGCCAACCTCGCCTACGGGCTGAAGGGACTGGGCTTGAGCCGGGCCGAGAGTGCCGAGCGGGTGAAGGCGCTGCTCCGGCTCGTGCGGCTCGAAGGGTTCGAGGCGCGCCGCCCCGACACGCTCTCCGGCGGGCAGCGCCAGCGGGTGGCGCTCGCCCGCGCGCTCGCCCGCGAGCCGCGCCTGCTGCTCCTCGACGAGCCGCTCGGGGCGCTGGACCGGGCCTTGCGCGAGGAGACGCAAGGGGAATTGCGGGCGATCCAGCGGCGGCTCGGGACGAGCTTCGTCGTCGTCACCCACGACGCCGAGGAGGCGATGGCGCTCGCAGACCGGATCGGCGTGATGGAGCGCGGGCGCCTCGTGCAGGTGGGGCCGCCGCGCGAACTCTACGAGCGCCCGGCGAGCCGCTACGTCGCGGGCCTGCTCGGCGACGTGAACCTGATCGACGGCCGCCTCGGGCGGGCGGAATCAGGCGGCGTGCGTCGCGTCGAGACCGCCCTGGGCTTCCTGCGCGCGAGCGGTGAGGGCGAGGCGGGCAACCCGGTCGTGGTCGCGATCCGGCCCGAGCGGCTGGTCGTGAGCGGGCAGGGGGAAGGCATGGCGGAGGGGCTCCCCGGCCGGTTGACCGAGGCGACCTTCCTCGGTGACCGCATCCGCTACCGGGTCGAGATGGCCAACGGTACGACCCTGCGCGCCTCCGCCGCCCTGCCGACCGCCGGCCCGATTCCGGCCGTCGGCGAGACCGTCGCCGTCGCTGTGCCCGCCGACGCCGCGCGGATCCTGCCGGCATGA
- a CDS encoding Crp/Fnr family transcriptional regulator, protein MATGRLASIPFFKEPGVDLSPFETRCHWRRFDENETLVDYDDISTDVYFLAMGEVRILNRSQSGKEVILGEMRTGAFFGELAALDGIGRSANVTALTRGEVCVVPAPVFRQIVFASEAIADRLFRLLAKRVRELNTRLMEHALLDLRHRLYAELLRLSVPRAGQDGERVVTPPPYHHVLAARIGCRREQVTREFTVMAGEGLIDRTRGALVIRRPDLLEARVQEALREDA, encoded by the coding sequence GTGGCGACAGGCCGGTTGGCGAGCATCCCGTTCTTCAAGGAACCGGGTGTCGATCTCTCCCCATTCGAGACGCGCTGCCATTGGCGGCGCTTCGACGAGAACGAGACGCTCGTCGATTACGACGACATCTCGACCGATGTGTACTTCCTCGCCATGGGCGAGGTGCGCATCCTCAACCGGTCCCAGTCCGGCAAGGAGGTCATCCTCGGCGAGATGCGCACCGGCGCCTTCTTCGGCGAGCTGGCGGCGCTGGACGGCATCGGCCGCTCGGCCAACGTCACCGCGCTCACCCGCGGCGAGGTCTGTGTGGTGCCCGCCCCGGTCTTCCGCCAGATCGTGTTCGCCTCGGAAGCCATCGCCGACCGGCTGTTCCGCCTGCTCGCCAAGCGCGTGCGCGAGCTGAACACCCGCCTGATGGAGCACGCGCTGCTCGACCTGCGCCACCGACTCTACGCCGAGCTGCTGCGCCTCTCGGTGCCGCGGGCGGGCCAGGACGGGGAGCGGGTGGTGACGCCGCCGCCCTACCACCACGTGCTGGCCGCCCGCATCGGCTGCCGTCGGGAGCAGGTGACCCGCGAGTTCACGGTGATGGCGGGCGAAGGCCTGATCGACCGCACCCGCGGCGCCCTCGTCATCCGCCGCCCCGACCTGCTGGAGGCGCGGGTGCAGGAGGCGCTGCGCGAGGACGCGTGA
- a CDS encoding DUF2339 domain-containing protein produces MDDGLFLSAVLIALALALSCPAALLLALRQRHRIQVLERRLALVEARPIAGPAPIPAAAPAAAPEPRDVRPPEPPPELATPRSAVPAVTPGQPVSASSPALPPDRSPAPSIEERFGTRWTVWVGGLALAFGAVLLVRYSAERGLFGPGVRIVGGFALAFGLVGLGEVLRRRLRGAASVPPAWPDVPAMVTAAGTVGLFGAVYAAHALYGFIGPGLAFAGLAVTGLAAMFAALLHGPALAGIGLVGALATPLLVGGGGTSLWPLALYLPVVAGSAYAFAWAKGWRALAVAAGLGAAAWALFLTLLPGQSLAVQAHLVLQQALAVLVFAVLPGRGVPDAQARLDRFAALALALAGGVALAVLGLTATDGGPGWAGAALAATVLPALAGLVAAPAAAGSAVAALTLAGALMLWPQASDPAVTPFFLLWYGAANPGLLIALAVAGSLAVAAIGALRLLGGSGLPYATALTFAAGAAAAPLAALVLVYLRIAGGAVAPGFAAAAGVLAAGFCSLAALCRRQGDQTPSPALALGLGAFAAAAVASLCLGLVFALSGGSLTPALAGAALATGLIARRLDIPALRWCVAGLAALVAARLAWDPALIGADLSRTPILNGLVTAYGLPALCFGLAAWVIRRPGRPADIPEQVAQALSLLLSGLFVFLEIRHALHGGDLSAPGTSVLEQGLTTLTALGFSGVLTWFSGPSPSPVIRFGGLAFACLALLQGALGLGLAANPLLTDEPVAGGLVLNDAVLAYALPAAASFALARAARDVRPVWFVRMAGGLGLALSFLALCLAVRHGFQGERLGLDRETGQAEWYTYSAAWLALGLIALGYGILRGSATARLASAVLVGLATLKVFLLDLSGLEGPLRALSFLGLGGCLIAIGLVYQRLVFAPPPPLMPPSAAPEA; encoded by the coding sequence ATGGACGATGGACTTTTCCTGAGTGCGGTGCTGATCGCGCTGGCGCTCGCCCTGTCCTGTCCGGCGGCCCTGCTGCTGGCGCTGCGGCAGCGGCATCGGATTCAGGTTCTCGAGCGGCGCCTCGCCCTCGTAGAGGCGCGTCCGATCGCCGGCCCTGCGCCGATCCCGGCCGCAGCGCCCGCTGCGGCGCCGGAGCCGCGCGATGTCCGGCCGCCGGAGCCGCCGCCCGAACTCGCGACGCCGCGCAGCGCCGTCCCGGCCGTGACGCCGGGGCAACCGGTATCCGCGTCCTCCCCTGCCCTGCCCCCTGACCGCTCCCCGGCCCCGTCCATCGAGGAGCGCTTCGGCACCCGCTGGACCGTTTGGGTCGGTGGCCTCGCTCTCGCCTTCGGCGCGGTTCTGCTGGTGCGCTACTCGGCCGAGCGCGGCCTGTTCGGGCCGGGCGTGCGGATCGTCGGCGGGTTCGCCCTCGCCTTCGGCCTCGTCGGGCTCGGCGAGGTCCTGAGACGGCGCCTGCGCGGGGCCGCGTCGGTCCCCCCGGCCTGGCCCGACGTGCCGGCCATGGTCACCGCTGCCGGCACAGTCGGCCTGTTCGGAGCGGTCTACGCCGCGCACGCGCTCTACGGTTTCATCGGGCCGGGTCTCGCCTTCGCCGGGCTCGCGGTGACAGGCCTTGCCGCCATGTTCGCCGCCCTGCTGCACGGGCCGGCGCTCGCCGGGATCGGTCTCGTCGGGGCGCTGGCCACGCCGCTCCTCGTCGGCGGCGGGGGCACGAGCCTGTGGCCCCTCGCCCTCTACCTGCCGGTGGTGGCGGGCAGTGCCTACGCCTTCGCGTGGGCGAAGGGCTGGCGCGCGCTGGCGGTGGCGGCCGGCCTCGGTGCCGCGGCCTGGGCCCTGTTCCTCACGCTCCTGCCCGGCCAGAGCCTGGCCGTGCAGGCTCACCTCGTGCTGCAGCAGGCGCTGGCGGTGCTTGTCTTCGCCGTCCTGCCGGGCCGCGGGGTGCCCGACGCGCAGGCACGGCTCGACCGCTTTGCCGCCCTCGCCCTCGCGCTCGCGGGCGGCGTGGCGCTGGCAGTGCTCGGCCTGACGGCCACCGACGGCGGTCCGGGCTGGGCGGGCGCGGCCCTGGCCGCGACCGTTCTGCCCGCGCTCGCAGGCCTCGTGGCCGCGCCCGCCGCCGCCGGCAGCGCCGTTGCGGCCCTGACGCTCGCGGGCGCCCTCATGCTCTGGCCGCAGGCGTCAGACCCCGCGGTCACCCCCTTCTTCCTCCTCTGGTACGGAGCCGCGAATCCCGGCCTGCTGATCGCGCTGGCCGTAGCCGGTTCGCTCGCGGTCGCCGCAATCGGCGCGCTGCGGCTCCTGGGCGGCAGCGGCCTGCCCTACGCCACGGCGCTGACCTTCGCGGCCGGCGCGGCGGCGGCCCCGCTCGCCGCACTCGTGCTCGTCTATTTGCGGATCGCGGGCGGGGCGGTGGCGCCGGGCTTCGCCGCCGCGGCGGGTGTCCTGGCCGCGGGGTTCTGCAGCCTTGCCGCCCTGTGCCGACGCCAGGGCGACCAGACCCCCTCCCCGGCCCTGGCGCTCGGGCTCGGCGCCTTCGCCGCGGCGGCGGTGGCGAGCCTGTGCCTCGGTCTCGTCTTCGCCCTGTCGGGCGGCTCGCTGACGCCGGCCCTGGCCGGGGCAGCCCTCGCCACCGGCCTGATCGCCCGGCGCCTCGACATCCCGGCGCTGCGCTGGTGCGTGGCCGGGCTCGCCGCCCTCGTCGCCGCGCGTCTCGCCTGGGATCCGGCCCTGATCGGGGCGGATCTGTCGCGCACGCCGATCCTGAACGGGCTCGTGACCGCCTACGGCCTGCCGGCCCTGTGCTTCGGCCTCGCTGCCTGGGTGATCCGTCGGCCGGGGCGGCCGGCCGACATTCCGGAACAGGTGGCGCAGGCCCTGAGCCTGCTCCTCTCGGGTCTGTTCGTCTTCCTGGAGATCCGCCACGCGCTCCATGGCGGCGACCTCTCCGCCCCCGGCACGAGCGTGCTGGAGCAGGGGCTGACGACGCTGACCGCCCTCGGCTTCTCCGGGGTGCTGACGTGGTTCTCCGGCCCCTCGCCCTCGCCGGTGATCCGCTTCGGTGGCCTCGCCTTCGCCTGCCTCGCCCTGCTCCAGGGCGCGCTCGGCCTCGGGCTTGCCGCCAACCCCCTCCTGACCGACGAGCCGGTCGCGGGCGGGCTCGTCCTGAACGACGCCGTACTCGCCTACGCGCTTCCGGCGGCGGCTTCCTTCGCGCTGGCGCGGGCGGCGCGGGACGTGCGGCCCGTCTGGTTCGTGCGGATGGCGGGTGGTCTCGGGCTGGCGCTCAGCTTCCTCGCCCTGTGCCTCGCCGTGCGGCACGGCTTCCAGGGCGAGCGGCTCGGGCTCGACCGCGAGACCGGGCAGGCCGAGTGGTACACCTACTCGGCGGCGTGGCTCGCCCTCGGCCTGATCGCCCTCGGCTACGGTATCCTGCGCGGCTCGGCCACCGCACGGCTGGCCTCCGCCGTGCTCGTTGGGCTGGCGACGCTCAAGGTGTTCCTGCTCGACCTTTCGGGGCTGGAGGGGCCTTTGCGGGCCCTGTCCTTCCTCGGGCTCGGCGGCTGCCTGATCGCCATCGGCCTCGTCTACCAGCGCCTCGTCTTCGCGCCCCCTCCCCCGCTCATGCCGCCGTCCGCCG